A genomic region of Micromonospora sp. NBRC 110009 contains the following coding sequences:
- a CDS encoding GAF and ANTAR domain-containing protein: MIDTLGVLETAALLRELTAGLIAVTDFDEALSRLVRIARDAVPEVDCCGFTALRAGEPAGVAASDPARAELDDLRHGPDTPALTAIRRREMIIAQDLDRESRWPGWTERARGLGVHGVISAPVDVDEQVIGAINLYAESAGALTTRHQLTAMLLAEHAGLLLAAVRDRERQVAQAGQLDSALLEEGVVGQAVGVIMTQRGCTAPEALDVLRSAAASLDIPLREVAERLVLTVSRPRDN, from the coding sequence ATGATCGACACGCTCGGAGTGCTGGAGACCGCCGCACTGCTGCGCGAGCTGACCGCCGGCCTGATCGCCGTCACCGACTTCGACGAGGCGCTGAGCCGGTTGGTCCGCATCGCCCGGGACGCCGTACCGGAGGTGGACTGCTGCGGCTTCACCGCGCTGCGTGCCGGTGAGCCGGCCGGCGTGGCCGCCTCCGACCCGGCCCGGGCCGAACTGGACGACCTCCGGCACGGGCCGGACACGCCGGCGCTGACCGCCATCCGACGGCGCGAGATGATCATCGCCCAGGACCTCGACCGGGAGTCGCGCTGGCCGGGCTGGACCGAACGGGCCCGTGGGCTCGGGGTGCACGGGGTGATCTCCGCGCCGGTCGACGTGGACGAGCAGGTGATCGGCGCGATCAACCTGTACGCGGAGTCGGCCGGCGCGCTCACCACCCGGCACCAGCTCACCGCGATGCTCCTCGCCGAGCACGCCGGGCTCCTCCTGGCCGCGGTCCGGGACCGGGAGCGGCAGGTCGCCCAGGCCGGCCAGCTCGACTCGGCGCTGCTGGAGGAGGGGGTCGTCGGCCAGGCCGTCGGCGTGATCATGACCCAGCGCGGCTGTACCGCCCCGGAGGCCCTGGACGTGCTCCGCAGCGCCGCCGCCTCGTTGGACATACCGCTGCGCGAGGTGGCCGAGCGGCTCGTGCTCACGGTGTCCCGCCCCCGGGACAACTGA
- a CDS encoding DUF3500 domain-containing protein: protein MRAAAGALLAALDEPAQQQARHRFDDEAARRWLEYRPRPRPGVSLADLDVTARKAAHRLLATALSPAAYAQAMAVVSLEEVLDRAEGWRRGRHSGDYWVAVFGDPARDDRWAWRFEGHHLSVSMTVVADQVSPAPLFLGANPATVRHAGRPVSRPLGPEEDLARELLDALGPAGRTAAVVADEAPADIISATRPTAPGRLDPLGVSRDRLGPTGRALLDQLVALYLDRLPPELAAHEAGRLAGGELHFAWAGATRPGQRHYYRIQGDDLLIEYDNTTDDGNHAHTVLRRPASDFGADVLAAHHAAAH, encoded by the coding sequence ATGCGCGCGGCGGCCGGCGCGTTGCTGGCGGCGCTCGACGAGCCGGCCCAGCAGCAGGCCCGGCACCGCTTCGACGACGAGGCCGCCCGGCGGTGGCTGGAGTACCGGCCCCGACCCCGACCCGGGGTCAGCCTCGCCGACCTCGACGTCACCGCCCGCAAGGCCGCCCACCGGCTGCTCGCCACCGCGCTCAGCCCCGCCGCGTACGCCCAGGCCATGGCCGTGGTCTCCCTCGAGGAGGTGCTCGACCGGGCGGAGGGGTGGCGCCGCGGCCGGCACAGCGGCGACTACTGGGTGGCCGTCTTCGGCGACCCCGCCCGCGATGACCGGTGGGCGTGGCGGTTCGAGGGGCACCACCTCTCGGTCAGCATGACCGTGGTCGCCGACCAGGTCTCCCCCGCCCCGCTCTTCCTCGGCGCCAACCCGGCGACCGTCCGGCACGCCGGCCGCCCCGTCTCCCGGCCGCTCGGTCCGGAGGAGGACCTGGCCCGGGAACTGCTCGACGCGCTCGGCCCGGCCGGCCGGACGGCGGCCGTCGTCGCCGACGAGGCGCCGGCCGACATCATCAGCGCCACCCGGCCCACCGCGCCCGGCCGGCTCGATCCCCTCGGGGTGTCCCGGGACCGGCTCGGCCCGACCGGCCGGGCGCTGCTCGACCAGCTGGTCGCGCTCTACCTGGACCGGCTGCCGCCCGAGCTGGCCGCCCACGAGGCGGGCCGGCTGGCGGGCGGGGAGCTGCACTTCGCCTGGGCCGGTGCGACCCGGCCCGGGCAGCGGCACTACTACCGGATCCAGGGCGACGACCTGCTGATCGAGTACGACAACACCACCGACGACGGCAACCACGCGCACACCGTGCTGCGCCGCCCGGCCAGCGACTTCGGTGCCGACGTCCTCGCCGCCCACCACGCCGCCGCTCACTGA
- the secA2 gene encoding accessory Sec system translocase SecA2 translates to MGVSQRFKTRFRRFLQRPGTTVDLAPLEKLLPAIEAREAELETLSDAELTEAAGQADGYEEICAIGREAARRGLDQRPYDVQLLGAMALLSGKVAEMATGEGKTLTATIAAYGHVRRGNGPVHVLTVNDYLARRDAEWMGPVYALLGLSVGWVNEASTPEERRVAYACDVTYVAVSEAGFDFLRDQLVTDLAERVQPALKTAIVDEADSILIDEARVPMVLAGAVPGEQDPVHAAAALVRGLRNGRHYTIAEDGRSVAFTSAGLATVEAKLGGIDLYDEEHVGQLSAVNVALHAHALLHRDVDYIVRDGSVELIDEMRGRVAQRRRWPDGLQAAVEAKEGLDATAEGEVLGTIAVQAFIALYPTVCGMTATAVLVGDQLREFFGLEVAVIPPNTPCIREDEPDRIYATRAEKEEALIDEIKRCHEAGRPVLVGTLDVKESEGLAAGLHAAGVPCVVLNAKNDDEEAAIIAEAGAFGAVTVSTQMAGRGVDIRLGGSDQADRERVADLGGLFVIGSGRHDSRRVDDQLRGRAGRQGDPGGSVFLVSLEDDLVVRHAGDTVPPSPRMNADGLVTDPQVDYAVEHAQRVAEGVNHEIHRNTWRYSVVIEQQRKALAERRERLLTSDIAALMLLERVPEKAGEMDEDLLAEVARKIALHHLDRLWAEHLAELSEVREGVHLRALGRLDPLDEFHRSAVPAFNALIPEIETRTIATFEETEFADGWEPDAAKLVRPSATWTYLVHDNPFGSELDRLIASVGRRLISGSR, encoded by the coding sequence ATGGGTGTGTCGCAACGGTTCAAGACCAGGTTCCGGCGGTTCCTCCAGCGCCCGGGGACGACGGTCGACCTGGCCCCGCTGGAGAAGCTGCTGCCGGCCATCGAGGCCCGCGAGGCGGAGCTGGAGACGCTCTCCGACGCCGAGCTGACCGAGGCCGCCGGGCAGGCCGACGGGTACGAGGAGATCTGCGCGATCGGCCGTGAGGCGGCCCGCCGCGGCCTCGACCAGCGCCCGTACGACGTCCAGCTGCTCGGTGCGATGGCGCTGCTCTCCGGCAAGGTCGCCGAGATGGCCACCGGTGAGGGCAAGACGCTCACCGCGACCATCGCCGCGTACGGGCACGTCCGCCGGGGCAACGGCCCGGTCCACGTGCTCACCGTGAACGACTACCTGGCCCGCCGGGACGCGGAGTGGATGGGGCCGGTCTACGCCCTGCTCGGGCTCAGCGTGGGCTGGGTCAACGAGGCCTCGACCCCCGAGGAGCGGCGCGTCGCGTACGCCTGCGACGTCACCTACGTGGCGGTCAGCGAGGCCGGCTTCGACTTCCTCCGCGACCAGCTCGTCACCGACCTCGCCGAACGGGTCCAGCCGGCGCTGAAGACCGCGATCGTCGACGAGGCCGACTCGATCCTCATCGACGAGGCTCGGGTGCCGATGGTGCTGGCCGGCGCGGTCCCCGGCGAGCAGGACCCGGTGCACGCCGCCGCGGCGCTGGTCCGGGGCCTGCGGAATGGCAGGCACTACACGATCGCCGAGGACGGCCGCAGCGTCGCCTTCACCTCCGCCGGCCTGGCCACGGTCGAGGCCAAGCTCGGCGGCATCGACCTGTACGACGAGGAGCACGTCGGGCAGCTCTCCGCGGTGAACGTGGCGCTGCACGCGCACGCCCTGCTGCACCGGGACGTGGACTACATCGTCCGGGACGGCTCGGTCGAGCTGATCGACGAGATGCGCGGCCGGGTCGCGCAGCGTCGCCGCTGGCCGGACGGGCTGCAGGCCGCGGTCGAGGCGAAGGAGGGGCTGGACGCCACCGCCGAGGGTGAGGTGCTGGGCACCATCGCCGTGCAGGCGTTCATCGCGCTCTACCCGACGGTCTGCGGGATGACCGCCACCGCGGTGCTCGTCGGCGACCAGCTGCGCGAGTTCTTCGGCCTCGAGGTGGCGGTGATCCCGCCGAACACCCCGTGCATCCGGGAGGACGAGCCGGACCGGATCTACGCCACCCGGGCCGAGAAGGAGGAGGCGCTGATCGACGAGATCAAGCGCTGCCACGAGGCGGGCCGGCCGGTGCTGGTCGGCACCCTGGACGTGAAGGAGTCCGAGGGCCTCGCCGCCGGGCTGCACGCGGCCGGGGTGCCCTGCGTGGTCCTCAACGCCAAGAACGACGACGAGGAGGCGGCGATCATCGCCGAGGCCGGCGCGTTCGGCGCGGTGACCGTCTCCACCCAGATGGCCGGCCGGGGCGTCGACATCCGCCTCGGCGGCAGCGACCAGGCCGACCGGGAGCGGGTGGCCGACCTCGGTGGCCTCTTCGTGATCGGCAGCGGCCGGCACGACAGCCGCCGGGTCGACGACCAGCTCCGCGGCCGGGCCGGCCGGCAGGGCGACCCGGGCGGCTCGGTCTTCCTCGTCAGTCTGGAGGACGACCTGGTCGTCCGGCACGCCGGCGACACGGTTCCGCCGTCGCCCCGGATGAACGCCGATGGCCTGGTCACCGACCCGCAGGTGGACTACGCGGTCGAGCACGCCCAGCGGGTCGCCGAGGGCGTCAACCATGAGATCCACCGCAACACCTGGCGCTACAGCGTGGTGATCGAGCAGCAGCGCAAGGCGCTCGCCGAGCGGCGGGAGCGGCTGCTGACCAGCGACATCGCGGCGCTGATGCTGCTGGAGCGGGTGCCGGAGAAGGCCGGCGAGATGGACGAGGACCTGCTCGCCGAGGTGGCCCGGAAGATCGCCCTCCACCACCTGGACCGGCTCTGGGCCGAACACCTGGCCGAGCTCTCCGAGGTCCGCGAGGGCGTGCACCTGCGGGCGCTGGGCCGGCTCGACCCGCTGGACGAGTTCCACCGCAGCGCCGTGCCGGCGTTCAACGCGCTGATCCCCGAGATCGAGACCCGGACCATCGCCACCTTCGAGGAGACCGAGTTCGCCGACGGCTGGGAGCCGGACGCCGCGAAGCTGGTCCGGCCGAGCGCGACCTGGACCTACCTGGTGCACGACAACCCGTTCGGCTCGGAGCTGGACCGGCTGATCGCCTCGGTGGGGCGGCGGCTCATCTCCGGGTCCCGCTGA
- a CDS encoding DUF4383 domain-containing protein has protein sequence MTNAMAHSRGRRNPADGRAPVRRAAATVGVIFLVIGVLGFIPGITTHYSDLYWAGHNSEAKLLGLFQVSVLHNIVHLLFGVAGLVLARTISGARTFLVGGGAIYLVLWLYGLVVDQHSTANFVPFNGADNWLHLLLGVGMIALGLLTTRGANRR, from the coding sequence ATGACGAACGCGATGGCGCACTCCCGTGGTCGACGCAACCCGGCCGACGGCCGGGCACCGGTACGCCGGGCCGCAGCGACCGTCGGCGTGATCTTCCTGGTGATCGGTGTGCTGGGCTTCATTCCCGGCATCACCACCCACTACAGCGACCTGTACTGGGCCGGGCACAATTCGGAGGCCAAGCTGCTGGGCCTCTTCCAGGTCTCCGTGCTGCACAACATCGTGCACCTGCTCTTCGGCGTGGCCGGCCTGGTGCTGGCCCGGACGATCTCCGGCGCCCGGACCTTCCTGGTCGGCGGTGGCGCGATCTATCTGGTGCTCTGGCTCTACGGCCTGGTGGTCGACCAACACAGCACGGCGAACTTCGTCCCGTTCAACGGGGCCGACAACTGGCTGCACCTGCTGCTGGGGGTCGGCATGATCGCCCTCGGGCTGCTCACCACGCGTGGTGCGAATCGTCGCTGA
- a CDS encoding ATP-binding protein encodes MSTRIRCEVRDESPVTVVRLAGELDLASMRSLHTVLDGCLAAQPDALVVDLEQLAVTDPLALSVFVAAARRAADWPAVPMVLCAPPPDTATGLAESTACRVVPVRRDCAEATALAGTAMAPRLRARLEPVAGACRRARELVTDACGRWNIPELAGPASLVLTELVGNVVRHAGTPMHVTLTLRKPYLRVAVMDGSPADARAATGTDPRAEGGRGLMLVRELTQRWGSAPAGTGKVVWAMLPAN; translated from the coding sequence ATGTCGACCCGGATCAGGTGCGAGGTCCGTGACGAGTCGCCGGTCACCGTGGTACGGCTCGCCGGTGAACTCGACCTGGCGAGCATGCGGTCGCTGCACACCGTGCTGGACGGGTGCCTGGCGGCCCAGCCCGACGCGCTCGTGGTGGACCTGGAGCAGCTCGCCGTGACGGACCCGCTGGCGCTCTCCGTCTTCGTGGCGGCCGCCCGGCGGGCCGCCGACTGGCCGGCCGTGCCGATGGTGCTCTGCGCCCCACCGCCGGACACCGCCACCGGGCTCGCCGAGTCCACGGCCTGCCGGGTGGTGCCGGTCCGCCGCGACTGCGCGGAGGCGACCGCCCTGGCCGGCACGGCGATGGCACCGCGGCTGCGGGCCCGGCTGGAGCCGGTCGCCGGGGCCTGCCGGCGGGCCCGGGAGCTGGTCACGGACGCCTGCGGCCGGTGGAACATCCCCGAGCTGGCCGGCCCGGCCTCGCTGGTGCTCACCGAGCTGGTCGGCAACGTGGTGCGGCACGCCGGCACGCCGATGCACGTGACGCTGACCCTGCGCAAGCCGTACCTGCGGGTGGCCGTGATGGACGGCAGCCCGGCGGACGCGCGGGCCGCCACCGGTACCGATCCGCGGGCCGAGGGGGGACGCGGGCTGATGCTGGTGCGGGAGTTGACCCAGCGCTGGGGCAGCGCGCCGGCCGGCACCGGCAAGGTGGTCTGGGCGATGTTACCGGCGAACTGA
- a CDS encoding zinc-binding dehydrogenase yields MRDRVVVVTGPGAVHLVEQDAGELREGTFRVETLYSGVSAGTELSYVKGTNPYLNVTWNADLGLFEPGAASTPYPVTRLGYMQVGRVVESRTPAVAVGTVGAMTYGHRSGYVADPIAERFVPLPDDLDPLLGVYVAHMGPICANGLLHAAADLCGTDVRSLGDGVRGRRVAVVGSGVVALLTALLAKRHGAGSVVVLDPTPARREVAEALGLETLDPEAGDPAVVLKTRWNHAAGDRGADVVFQCRGQAWALQLALRLLRPQGTVIDLAFYQSGADEVRFGEEFHHNGLALRCAQIGRVPRGLAPTWDRERLSAETIELLRQYGDLIRKHLVSAVVPLEEAPTVLTDLAERRRQELQVVLTG; encoded by the coding sequence ATGCGTGACCGGGTGGTGGTGGTCACCGGACCAGGCGCCGTGCACCTGGTCGAGCAGGACGCGGGCGAGCTGCGCGAGGGCACCTTCCGGGTGGAGACGCTCTACAGCGGCGTCTCCGCCGGCACCGAGCTGAGCTACGTCAAGGGCACCAATCCCTACCTCAACGTCACCTGGAACGCCGACCTCGGCCTGTTCGAGCCCGGCGCGGCCAGCACGCCGTACCCGGTGACCCGGCTCGGCTACATGCAGGTCGGCCGGGTCGTGGAGAGCCGCACCCCGGCCGTGGCCGTGGGCACGGTGGGCGCGATGACCTACGGCCACCGCAGCGGCTACGTCGCCGATCCGATCGCCGAGCGGTTCGTCCCCCTCCCCGACGACCTCGACCCGCTGCTCGGCGTCTACGTCGCGCACATGGGCCCGATCTGCGCCAACGGCCTGCTGCACGCCGCCGCCGACCTGTGCGGCACGGACGTCCGCTCGCTCGGCGACGGCGTGCGCGGCCGGCGGGTGGCGGTGGTCGGCAGCGGGGTGGTCGCCCTGCTCACCGCGCTGCTGGCCAAGCGGCACGGGGCCGGCTCGGTGGTGGTGCTCGACCCCACGCCGGCGCGGCGGGAGGTGGCCGAGGCGCTCGGCCTGGAGACGCTGGACCCGGAGGCGGGAGATCCGGCCGTGGTGCTCAAGACCCGGTGGAACCACGCCGCCGGCGACCGGGGCGCCGACGTGGTCTTCCAGTGCCGGGGCCAGGCGTGGGCGCTGCAGCTCGCGCTGCGCCTGCTGCGCCCCCAGGGGACCGTCATCGACCTGGCCTTCTACCAGTCCGGTGCGGACGAGGTCCGGTTCGGCGAGGAGTTCCACCACAACGGGCTGGCGCTGCGCTGCGCGCAGATCGGCCGGGTACCCCGCGGGCTGGCCCCCACCTGGGACCGGGAGCGGCTCTCCGCGGAGACGATCGAGCTGCTGCGCCAGTACGGCGACCTGATCCGCAAGCACCTGGTCTCGGCGGTGGTGCCGCTGGAGGAGGCGCCGACCGTGCTGACCGACCTGGCCGAGCGTCGCCGGCAGGAGCTCCAGGTGGTCCTCACCGGCTGA
- a CDS encoding glucosyl-3-phosphoglycerate synthase, which translates to MEAWATYRTTSADDWPVRRLLRAKGDSRVSVVLPARNEEATVGAIVSTIRENLMDRVPLVDELIVVDSRSTDRTAQVARAAGAEVVGQDAMTRGLPRLTGKGDALWAGLAAAEGDVVAFIDADLREFRPHFVSGVLGPLLTDPSVDFVKGFYHRPLVGATSVEADGGGRVTELMARPLLNLFWPELAGFVQPLAGEYAGRREVLEQVPFVTGYGVETAMLIDLLELVGLDALAQVDLGERKHRHQDTAALGRMSAQIMLTAWSRLQRRGWAAPGSMPTPLLTQFRRGGSDALPNLDREIVVSDVSVEERPPLAQLRHRVPRRRVAA; encoded by the coding sequence GTGGAGGCCTGGGCCACGTACCGCACCACCTCGGCCGACGACTGGCCGGTGCGGCGACTGCTGCGGGCCAAGGGGGACAGCCGGGTCAGCGTGGTGCTGCCGGCCCGCAACGAGGAAGCCACCGTGGGCGCGATCGTGTCGACGATCCGGGAGAACCTGATGGACCGGGTCCCGCTGGTGGACGAACTGATCGTGGTGGACTCCCGGTCCACCGACCGGACCGCCCAGGTCGCCCGGGCCGCCGGCGCCGAGGTGGTCGGCCAGGACGCGATGACCCGCGGACTGCCCCGGCTCACCGGCAAGGGCGACGCGCTCTGGGCCGGGCTGGCGGCGGCCGAGGGTGATGTCGTCGCCTTCATCGACGCCGACCTGCGCGAATTCCGGCCGCACTTCGTCAGCGGGGTGCTCGGCCCGCTGCTGACCGACCCCTCGGTCGACTTCGTCAAGGGCTTCTACCACCGGCCGCTGGTCGGCGCGACCAGCGTGGAGGCCGACGGCGGCGGCCGGGTGACGGAGCTGATGGCCCGGCCGCTGCTCAACCTCTTCTGGCCGGAGCTGGCCGGCTTCGTGCAGCCGCTCGCCGGCGAGTACGCGGGCCGCCGCGAGGTGCTGGAGCAGGTGCCGTTCGTCACCGGGTACGGCGTCGAGACGGCCATGCTCATCGACCTGCTGGAACTGGTCGGACTGGACGCGCTCGCCCAGGTGGACCTCGGTGAGCGGAAGCATCGGCACCAGGACACGGCCGCGCTGGGCCGGATGTCCGCGCAGATCATGCTGACGGCCTGGTCGCGCCTGCAGCGGCGGGGCTGGGCGGCCCCGGGCAGCATGCCGACCCCGCTGCTGACCCAGTTCCGCCGCGGCGGCTCGGACGCGCTGCCGAACCTGGACCGGGAGATCGTGGTCAGCGACGTGTCGGTCGAGGAACGCCCGCCGCTGGCGCAGCTGCGCCACCGGGTGCCCAGACGGCGGGTCGCGGCGTGA
- a CDS encoding DUF2231 domain-containing protein: MESRLRVQGHPVQPMLVTFPFGLFVSAAVFDLADVAGGPAFLGEVGYWTAVAALVAAGLTTVAGMVDLWDVRAGRTRRTAVTFNLVNAAMAALFLLTCLMRAHAPQRGATGVDLATELLALAVGAVGVWLGARLMRQFDRRRAAEPSGFETLGDIPGATVEIIRPPA, encoded by the coding sequence ATGGAGAGCCGACTGCGGGTGCAGGGGCACCCCGTCCAACCGATGCTGGTGACGTTCCCCTTCGGACTCTTCGTCAGCGCCGCCGTCTTCGACCTGGCCGACGTCGCGGGCGGCCCCGCCTTCCTCGGCGAGGTGGGCTACTGGACGGCCGTCGCCGCCCTGGTCGCCGCCGGGCTCACCACCGTCGCCGGGATGGTCGACCTGTGGGACGTCCGCGCCGGGCGGACCCGCCGTACCGCCGTCACGTTCAACCTGGTCAACGCCGCCATGGCGGCCCTGTTCCTGCTGACCTGCCTGATGCGGGCCCACGCGCCGCAGCGCGGCGCGACCGGCGTCGACCTGGCCACCGAGCTGCTCGCGCTGGCGGTGGGCGCGGTCGGGGTGTGGCTGGGCGCCCGGCTGATGCGCCAGTTCGACCGGCGCCGGGCCGCCGAGCCGAGCGGCTTCGAGACGCTCGGCGACATCCCGGGCGCCACCGTGGAGATCATCCGCCCGCCGGCCTGA
- a CDS encoding glycosyltransferase, translating into MSLTVLMNAGPWLSVPPPGYGGIENVVATLVPELRKLGVRVVLASVETSTLPVDEKISVFPDGQFPALQRPYNQVCGISQAHLNGVVRALHTRDDIDLVHDHVEAVGLATMAAMGPDAPPVLHTLHWDLAKHPELYGNLDGGERVRVNGVSASQLARAPQALREHSVGHVHLSTPLAVGADRRPAVEKGDYLIVLGRINPGKGQDLGARLAQQVGFPLVLAGPVGPYHRPEDLAAAGDEARQNPDVRFFYEQVAPWVDGDLVRWVGTVAGQERDDLLAGARASLFPLRWEEPGGTAVVESLSLGTPVVAVARGCLPELIEHGRTGLLTTAEEELGDLVLAAGLLESDECRREAVARFTPAAMAEKYVSLYERVRQLAARPVQPARPLQPA; encoded by the coding sequence ATGAGTCTCACCGTCCTGATGAACGCCGGTCCCTGGTTGTCCGTCCCGCCGCCCGGCTACGGCGGCATCGAGAACGTGGTCGCCACCCTCGTGCCGGAGCTGCGCAAGCTCGGCGTCCGGGTGGTGCTCGCCTCGGTGGAGACCAGCACGCTGCCCGTCGACGAGAAGATCTCGGTCTTCCCGGACGGGCAGTTCCCTGCGCTCCAGCGGCCGTACAACCAGGTCTGCGGGATCTCCCAGGCCCACCTCAACGGCGTGGTCCGCGCCCTGCACACCCGGGACGACATCGACCTGGTGCACGACCACGTGGAGGCGGTCGGGCTGGCCACCATGGCCGCGATGGGACCGGACGCGCCGCCGGTGCTGCACACCCTGCACTGGGACCTGGCCAAGCACCCGGAGCTGTACGGGAACCTCGACGGCGGCGAGCGGGTCCGGGTCAACGGGGTCTCCGCCTCGCAGCTCGCCCGGGCGCCCCAGGCCCTGCGGGAGCACTCGGTCGGACACGTGCACCTCTCCACCCCGCTGGCGGTCGGCGCCGACCGCCGGCCGGCGGTGGAGAAGGGCGACTACCTGATCGTGCTGGGCCGGATCAACCCGGGCAAGGGGCAGGACCTCGGCGCCCGGCTGGCGCAGCAGGTCGGTTTCCCGCTGGTGCTCGCCGGCCCGGTCGGGCCGTACCACCGGCCGGAGGACCTGGCCGCGGCGGGCGACGAGGCCCGGCAGAACCCGGACGTCCGGTTCTTCTACGAGCAGGTGGCGCCGTGGGTGGACGGCGACCTGGTCCGCTGGGTGGGCACGGTCGCCGGCCAGGAGCGGGACGACCTGCTCGCCGGGGCGCGCGCCTCGCTGTTCCCGCTGCGCTGGGAGGAGCCGGGCGGTACGGCGGTGGTCGAGTCGCTCTCCCTGGGCACGCCGGTGGTGGCCGTCGCCCGTGGGTGCCTGCCCGAGCTGATCGAGCACGGTCGCACCGGGCTGCTCACCACCGCGGAGGAGGAGCTGGGCGACCTGGTGCTGGCCGCCGGCCTGCTGGAGTCGGACGAGTGCCGGCGGGAGGCCGTCGCCCGGTTCACCCCGGCCGCGATGGCCGAGAAGTACGTGAGCCTGTACGAGCGGGTCCGCCAGCTCGCCGCGCGGCCAGTGCAGCCCGCCCGGCCGCTGCAGCCCGCCTGA
- a CDS encoding Gfo/Idh/MocA family protein, whose protein sequence is MRTCRVGLVGAGGVAQRHARVLTGFEDVELLGVTDVARDAAEALAGAYGGRTFVDVDELLAAGPDAVYVCVPPFAHGPVEEAVIAAGVPMFVEKPVAVDLETAERVGALVEQRGLLTGVGHHWRYLHIVEEARQALAGRPVRMVNGAWLDKVPPVAWWSRRDRSGGPVVEQAAHVLDLVRLLAGEVTEVTAYGDGSPPPVKGADIDSVTAATLRFSSGAVGTLAAACVLGWKHRAGLEVLADGLALSLAEDGLTICDADGERHLPADPDGARVAVDRAFVDAVRGIGDDVRVPYAEALRTQRLALAVADSARTGHSVALPTGPAARLTPAIADMVPAEAQREVGVDA, encoded by the coding sequence ATGCGCACGTGCCGGGTGGGACTGGTAGGGGCCGGCGGGGTGGCGCAACGCCATGCCCGGGTGTTGACGGGCTTCGAGGACGTGGAACTGCTCGGTGTGACCGATGTCGCCCGGGACGCGGCGGAGGCGCTCGCCGGGGCGTACGGCGGCCGAACCTTCGTCGACGTGGACGAACTGCTCGCCGCCGGCCCGGACGCCGTGTACGTCTGCGTGCCGCCGTTCGCGCACGGGCCGGTGGAGGAGGCGGTGATCGCCGCCGGGGTACCGATGTTCGTGGAGAAGCCGGTGGCCGTGGACCTGGAGACCGCCGAGCGGGTAGGCGCGCTGGTGGAACAGCGCGGCCTGCTCACCGGCGTCGGCCACCACTGGCGCTACCTGCACATCGTGGAGGAGGCCCGGCAGGCGCTGGCCGGCCGTCCGGTCCGGATGGTCAACGGCGCCTGGCTCGACAAGGTCCCGCCGGTGGCCTGGTGGTCGCGGCGCGACCGGTCCGGCGGGCCGGTCGTCGAGCAGGCCGCGCACGTGCTGGACCTGGTCCGGCTGCTGGCCGGGGAGGTGACCGAGGTGACCGCGTACGGCGACGGCAGCCCGCCGCCGGTGAAGGGCGCCGACATCGATTCGGTCACCGCGGCCACCCTGCGCTTCTCGTCCGGCGCGGTGGGCACCCTCGCCGCCGCCTGCGTGCTCGGCTGGAAGCACCGGGCCGGCCTGGAGGTCCTCGCCGACGGGCTGGCGCTCTCGCTCGCCGAGGACGGCCTGACCATCTGCGACGCGGACGGCGAGCGGCACCTGCCCGCCGACCCGGACGGCGCCCGGGTGGCGGTCGACCGGGCGTTCGTCGACGCGGTCCGGGGGATCGGCGACGACGTTCGGGTCCCGTACGCCGAGGCGTTGCGCACCCAGCGGCTGGCCCTCGCGGTGGCCGACTCGGCGCGGACCGGGCACAGCGTCGCGCTGCCCACCGGGCCGGCCGCGCGGCTCACCCCGGCGATCGCCGACATGGTGCCCGCCGAGGCGCAACGGGAGGTGGGTGTCGATGCGTGA